A genomic region of Mycobacteriales bacterium contains the following coding sequences:
- a CDS encoding helix-turn-helix domain-containing protein — protein MAGAARQRIIDAAIGLFAEHGYAATSMRDLATHLHIKAGSLYTHFASKEEILTAGVAPVLDWIDDLLTRPPTSPPAVRDWLSAYLEALCRHPDVVRILAAELAVSPHSRVGQRLRDQDARVRRMLGGFAVDDVHAAASLGILWWPLLCRPQLPTTAEAAALVESALTVGPIPARAAVAASRARR, from the coding sequence ATGGCCGGTGCGGCCCGGCAGCGGATCATCGACGCGGCGATCGGCCTGTTCGCCGAACACGGCTACGCCGCCACCTCGATGCGGGACCTGGCCACACACCTGCACATCAAGGCCGGCTCGCTCTACACCCACTTCGCCAGCAAGGAAGAGATCCTCACGGCCGGCGTCGCACCCGTCCTCGACTGGATCGACGACCTGCTCACCCGGCCGCCGACCAGCCCGCCCGCCGTGCGCGACTGGCTGTCGGCCTACCTGGAGGCGCTGTGCCGGCATCCCGACGTCGTGCGCATCCTCGCCGCCGAGCTCGCGGTCAGCCCGCACAGCCGCGTCGGGCAGCGGCTGCGCGACCAAGATGCCCGCGTCCGCCGCATGCTCGGCGGGTTCGCGGTCGATGATGTGCATGCCGCCGCGAGCCTCGGCATCCTGTGGTGGCCGCTGCTGTGCCGTCCCCAGTTACCGACTACCGCGGAAGCCGCCGCACTAGTCGAATCGGCGCTCACTGTCGGCCCCATCCCGGCGCGGGCAGCTGTCGCCGCGAGCAGAGCGAGGAGGTAG